In Spirobacillus cienkowskii, a genomic segment contains:
- a CDS encoding enoyl-CoA hydratase/isomerase family protein, giving the protein MVKLVDGEEFLIHAEENICYVVLNSPSTKNAISLRMSHIMQSLSFNFENKKSTFEEFLINYNCVLIVLKSAVTGVFSSGGNLKDLKNNSLEDCQQYGASIRSFCNLLNSISIPSVAILSGPSYGGGVELALATDFRWSVGKNYDFHLSQTRFGIPAGWNGMLRLTELCPNLYPKKVAALQVGKCSLTSTQLLRLGLVDQTFTTAKSCQQNLIKWKDNIIDCPKPIRDNLMNRQKILNKSLLYEYDINIFNKYFLKEEHKKRIHNFFSVKSK; this is encoded by the coding sequence ATGGTTAAACTTGTTGATGGAGAAGAGTTTTTAATACACGCAGAAGAAAACATATGCTATGTCGTATTAAATAGCCCATCAACAAAAAATGCAATAAGCCTTCGCATGTCTCACATTATGCAAAGTCTCTCTTTTAATTTTGAAAATAAAAAAAGCACTTTTGAAGAATTCTTAATCAATTATAATTGTGTACTTATTGTTTTAAAATCAGCTGTTACTGGAGTTTTTTCAAGTGGTGGTAACCTTAAGGATTTAAAAAATAATTCTTTAGAAGATTGCCAACAATACGGTGCATCTATTCGCTCTTTTTGTAATCTGTTAAACTCAATATCGATTCCTTCTGTTGCCATTCTTTCGGGACCTTCATATGGAGGGGGAGTTGAATTGGCGCTAGCAACAGATTTTAGATGGAGCGTTGGAAAAAACTATGACTTTCATTTATCTCAAACTCGTTTTGGGATTCCTGCTGGTTGGAATGGCATGCTCCGTTTAACAGAATTATGCCCAAACTTGTATCCTAAAAAAGTTGCTGCACTCCAGGTTGGTAAATGCAGTCTTACTTCTACACAATTACTCCGTTTGGGACTTGTCGATCAAACGTTTACAACAGCCAAATCCTGCCAACAAAATTTAATAAAATGGAAAGATAATATTATTGATTGTCCTAAACCAATAAGAGACAATCTTATGAATAGACAAAAAATTTTAAATAAAAGCTTACTTTATGAATATGACATTAATATATTTAATAAATATTTTTTAAAAGAAGAACACAAAAAAAGAATTCATAATTTTTTCTCGGTAAAAAGCAAATGA
- the scpB gene encoding SMC-Scp complex subunit ScpB — protein MEEENSLTILNNEASPQNSNKSVFEILKLKVEAILFVADMPLEAGEIRNWVGEVSLSDVRMALRALVYDYQNRAFELTENNNKYQLKTRNEYLPLIKKQYSGKARSLSKNALETLAIIAYRQPITRAQINALRQVDSSSIVQTLKDKDLIYASGTRKEVGNPLEYKTTPKFLEIFGLSSLSELPSLRSLQMNLDDQKKAVLALTSIETPPQENMPSSEIGL, from the coding sequence ATGGAAGAAGAAAATTCTCTTACAATTTTAAATAATGAAGCTTCACCTCAAAATTCAAATAAATCTGTGTTTGAAATTTTAAAATTAAAAGTTGAGGCCATTCTGTTTGTAGCAGACATGCCATTAGAAGCAGGAGAAATCAGAAATTGGGTTGGAGAAGTTTCTTTATCCGATGTTCGCATGGCACTTAGAGCCCTTGTTTACGATTACCAAAATAGAGCGTTTGAATTAACTGAAAACAATAATAAGTACCAGCTCAAAACTCGAAATGAATATCTCCCGTTAATTAAAAAACAATACTCTGGTAAAGCACGCTCTTTAAGCAAAAATGCGCTTGAAACACTTGCAATAATTGCTTATAGGCAGCCAATAACACGAGCACAAATTAATGCACTGCGACAAGTTGATAGTTCTTCTATTGTACAAACGTTAAAAGACAAAGATTTAATTTATGCCTCTGGTACACGAAAAGAAGTTGGCAATCCGCTTGAATACAAAACAACACCAAAATTTCTTGAAATATTTGGATTATCAAGCTTAAGCGAACTTCCTAGTTTACGATCTTTACAAATGAATCTCGATGATCAAAAAAAGGCTGTTTTAGCGCTAACTTCTATAGAAACTCCCCCACAAGAAAACATGCCTTCATCAGAAATTGGGTTGTGA